The Microcoleus sp. AS-A8 genome contains a region encoding:
- a CDS encoding CHAT domain-containing protein, which produces MKPVAGVVASLLTSLLLVRLFEPQLAWAQPIQGADDGTGTQVTPDGNRFDIQGGTLSHNGTNLFHSFTQFGLNSQQIANFLSNDSIQNILARVIGGDPSVINGLIQVTGGPSNLFLMNPAGIVFGTGASLNVPASFTATTATGIGFAGDKWFNAVGENDYQTLIGTPSLFAFDNKQLGVIVNGGNLVVGEGQNLTLLGGNVVNTGSLKAASGSIMIAAVQNEGLVRISQSGHLLSLEIQPPRATDGQQLAISPQDLPMLLTGTAGNVETGLKVSPTGTVQLSSSGVTIPYEAGTTIVSGTLDVSPPPTPPYQGGAQEGISPSYPGGVGGNVYLLGDKVGLLGANINASGTNGGGTVLIGGDFQGQGNVPNSLETFVSSDSIVSADALLSGNGGKVIAFSDRTASIHGILTARGGTVSGNGGLIETSGKQSLNLTSIPNASAFNGIGGTWLIDPTNITIANGGGGAIGTNTVDVANINTALNTGTNVTITTDIGGVEEGNITQNTDALINKTAGGDATLTLLAANNIILNGGISSSSGRLNVNLNADADSSGAGAIEIANATIFTNGGNVTGIGRGSAALPWGVHVFNSSLNTGNGAIALVGTGRVGGNDNDNSGILVGRSLLETIGTGTITLTGIGGIGRSSSIGIDVIDTTIYSQNGNISLNGTGGNGINNGWGIQLRDGSIIRSSGNGSIALIGTGSGSGNDNYGIVIREQSTNDSSVIEATGTGNITLEGTGGNGIEDNSGILMESGSRLFTTSGNISLKGTANTSDADSSHGILIRIGSLVQSTGGGSIDMTGISNANGDNNDGIAMIRDTVVATTGTGTITLTGTGGYGTDNQGIAILDPNSQVTSQNGNIVIRGTSRGTGNRSYGVWIGRNGDGVLRTTGTGNIILEGMVEGTNNNSEGIFFGNGGALAATGSGNISLSANQNIITRNIITSGGAIAITSNNGSINTSAGILSSASQVGDGGAITLSANNGSITTDTLSALGNNTGGAIALNAAGNITINAIASSGGNGDGGTININSGGEININNDSSVVGVSGVSSGSLNGNGGDILLNSASNITVGSRPIFSSSAIGNAGDITLNSASGNIQVAGIQAEGGTGGTGGNVDITTTQFFRATGSFPNLDGTNASIATGGVTGGGSIIIRHGGQGITPFIVGDATTNGTAGAITTGNAFPIQTISPNQEFLNTHTQERIQIISVPGQTVAPPPPPLLGSNRPDSNTIPQDILANLVGELVGAKTTINPDAVGSSSRYGWTLPEGSLNTDYINLQNLLSQGNLNQAVTQIDEVFEEEFENYLGENLPHETATVEGIRTVLKTIKSETKTQPAIVYALSTPQQLELVLVMPDGSPIRKVVPEANAAALKKTLTEFRRAVTNVTDSRGYLASAQQLYQWMIAPLESHLESLGIDTLIFCMDAGLRLVPMAALHDGQQFLVEKYSLGSIPSVSLTNSRYKGVKDAQVLGMGASEFQELAPLPAVPTELNVITQQLWTGKSFLNEEFTEKNLLAQRQPFGIIHLATHADFQPGKADNAYIQLWDSQLKVNQLRQMGWHQPPQVELLVLSACRTALGDVDAELGFAGLAVQAGVKSALASLWYVSDEGTLAIMSGFYQHLRQSDVTIKAEALRRAQLAMLQKQVRVENGQLQGLDELGSISLPPELAGQSSHDFSHPYYWAAFTMIGSPW; this is translated from the coding sequence ATGAAGCCAGTTGCTGGAGTCGTTGCTTCCTTGCTAACCAGTCTCCTGTTGGTTAGATTGTTTGAACCTCAACTAGCCTGGGCACAGCCTATTCAAGGGGCGGATGACGGCACTGGCACTCAAGTTACACCTGATGGAAATCGCTTTGATATCCAAGGGGGTACGCTTTCTCACAATGGCACTAATTTATTTCATAGTTTTACGCAATTTGGACTCAATTCTCAGCAAATCGCTAATTTTTTATCCAATGATTCAATTCAGAATATTTTAGCGCGAGTGATTGGCGGTGACCCTTCTGTAATTAACGGTTTGATTCAGGTAACTGGAGGGCCATCGAACTTATTTTTGATGAATCCGGCGGGAATTGTGTTTGGTACGGGTGCCAGTCTCAATGTCCCGGCTTCGTTTACAGCGACGACAGCCACAGGCATTGGTTTTGCTGGGGATAAATGGTTTAATGCCGTTGGTGAGAATGACTATCAGACGTTAATCGGTACACCCAGTCTGTTTGCTTTTGATAACAAACAACTAGGCGTAATTGTTAATGGTGGCAATTTGGTAGTGGGAGAGGGACAGAATTTAACCTTACTGGGTGGCAATGTTGTCAATACTGGCTCACTGAAAGCAGCGTCGGGAAGTATTATGATTGCTGCTGTGCAGAATGAAGGTCTAGTTAGGATTAGTCAATCTGGACACTTATTGAGTTTAGAGATTCAACCTCCTCGCGCAACGGATGGACAACAATTAGCAATTTCTCCTCAAGATTTACCCATGTTGCTGACGGGAACGGCTGGAAATGTAGAGACTGGGTTGAAGGTTTCTCCAACGGGTACGGTGCAATTGAGTAGTTCTGGGGTAACGATTCCCTATGAAGCGGGCACTACGATTGTGTCGGGTACTCTCGATGTTTCACCCCCCCCAACCCCCCCTTATCAAGGGGGGGCGCAAGAAGGCATTTCCCCCTCTTACCCAGGAGGGGTAGGCGGGAATGTTTATTTGTTGGGTGACAAGGTGGGTTTATTGGGTGCCAATATCAATGCTTCTGGCACCAATGGCGGTGGTACGGTGTTGATTGGTGGGGATTTTCAGGGACAAGGGAACGTCCCGAATTCGTTAGAAACGTTTGTTAGTAGCGATTCGATAGTGTCCGCCGATGCGCTGCTATCTGGCAATGGGGGAAAAGTTATTGCTTTTTCTGATCGCACAGCCAGCATTCACGGGATACTGACGGCACGGGGAGGAACTGTATCCGGAAATGGTGGATTAATTGAAACCTCTGGGAAGCAGTCTCTCAATCTCACCAGTATTCCTAATGCTAGTGCTTTTAATGGTATTGGTGGTACCTGGCTGATCGATCCAACGAATATCACGATCGCAAATGGGGGTGGCGGTGCGATCGGGACAAATACTGTTGATGTTGCCAATATTAATACGGCACTGAATACTGGCACTAACGTTACTATCACTACGGATATTGGTGGGGTTGAAGAAGGCAATATTACTCAGAATACTGATGCACTCATCAACAAGACAGCAGGTGGAGACGCGACTCTTACATTACTAGCTGCCAACAACATCATCCTGAATGGGGGAATCTCTTCGAGTAGCGGTAGGCTAAATGTGAACCTGAATGCTGATGCTGATAGCAGTGGGGCAGGTGCTATTGAAATTGCCAATGCCACGATTTTTACCAATGGTGGCAATGTTACTGGGATTGGTAGGGGAAGTGCTGCCCTGCCGTGGGGCGTTCATGTTTTCAACAGCAGTCTTAACACTGGAAATGGTGCTATTGCCTTAGTGGGTACGGGGAGAGTTGGTGGCAACGACAATGATAATTCCGGCATTTTGGTAGGCAGGAGTTTACTAGAAACAATTGGGACAGGGACTATTACCCTAACTGGTATTGGTGGAATTGGAAGAAGTAGTAGTATCGGCATCGATGTTATTGACACCACCATCTATTCACAGAACGGGAATATCAGCCTAAACGGCACTGGCGGCAACGGGATTAATAATGGATGGGGCATTCAATTGCGTGATGGCAGCATCATCCGCTCTTCCGGAAACGGAAGTATTGCTTTAATAGGGACTGGTAGCGGTAGTGGCAATGACAACTACGGTATCGTCATTCGAGAGCAGTCCACGAATGATTCCAGCGTAATCGAAGCAACTGGGACGGGAAATATAACCCTAGAGGGTACTGGCGGCAACGGGATAGAAGACAATTCTGGAATACTGATGGAGTCAGGCTCTAGGCTTTTTACAACCAGTGGAAATATTAGCTTAAAAGGCACAGCTAATACCAGCGATGCAGATTCAAGCCACGGCATCTTAATCAGAATTGGCAGCTTAGTGCAATCGACTGGAGGAGGCTCGATTGACATGACGGGCATTAGCAATGCAAATGGTGACAATAACGACGGCATTGCGATGATTCGGGACACCGTTGTGGCAACAACCGGAACAGGAACTATTACCCTAACGGGGACTGGCGGATATGGGACAGATAATCAAGGTATCGCTATTTTAGACCCCAACTCCCAAGTGACTTCACAGAATGGAAATATCGTCATCAGGGGAACTAGCAGAGGAACCGGAAACAGGAGTTATGGGGTTTGGATTGGTAGGAATGGCGATGGTGTACTCCGAACGACTGGCACGGGAAACATTATCCTCGAAGGCATGGTTGAGGGGACTAACAACAACAGTGAGGGCATTTTCTTTGGAAATGGTGGCGCACTCGCCGCAACGGGAAGTGGAAATATCAGCCTCAGCGCCAACCAAAACATTATTACTCGTAATATCATCACCTCAGGTGGAGCGATCGCAATCACTAGCAACAATGGTTCAATCAATACTAGTGCCGGAATCCTTAGTTCTGCTTCTCAAGTTGGCGATGGCGGTGCAATTACCCTTTCTGCTAATAATGGCAGCATCACGACAGATACTCTCAGCGCGTTAGGGAATAATACTGGCGGTGCAATTGCCCTCAATGCAGCAGGTAATATCACGATAAATGCGATCGCTTCCAGTGGTGGCAACGGAGATGGCGGAACTATTAATATTAATAGCGGCGGCGAAATTAATATCAATAACGACAGCAGCGTCGTTGGTGTGAGTGGGGTAAGTTCCGGTTCCTTGAACGGCAATGGCGGCGATATTTTGCTTAATTCTGCCAGCAACATTACTGTCGGTTCTCGTCCCATCTTCTCCAGTTCCGCGATCGGCAATGCTGGCGATATTACCCTTAATTCTGCTAGTGGTAACATCCAAGTCGCTGGGATTCAAGCGGAAGGAGGTACGGGTGGCACGGGTGGAAATGTTGATATTACGACAACCCAATTTTTCAGAGCAACGGGTTCTTTTCCCAATTTAGACGGGACAAATGCCAGTATTGCCACGGGTGGAGTTACGGGCGGAGGCTCGATTATTATCCGGCACGGGGGACAAGGAATTACACCTTTTATTGTGGGGGATGCTACTACAAACGGGACAGCAGGAGCAATCACGACAGGAAATGCATTTCCCATCCAAACCATCTCCCCCAATCAGGAATTTCTCAACACCCATACTCAAGAGAGAATTCAAATTATCTCTGTTCCTGGGCAAACCGTAGCCCCTCCACCCCCACCTTTGTTAGGGTCAAATCGACCTGATTCCAATACAATTCCCCAAGATATTCTAGCCAATTTAGTTGGGGAGCTTGTAGGAGCTAAAACGACAATCAACCCAGACGCGGTAGGCAGTAGCTCCCGATATGGGTGGACACTTCCCGAAGGAAGTCTCAACACAGATTACATCAACCTGCAAAACCTTCTGTCTCAAGGCAATCTCAATCAAGCCGTTACTCAAATTGACGAAGTCTTTGAGGAAGAATTTGAGAACTATTTGGGAGAAAATTTACCCCATGAAACCGCTACCGTCGAAGGCATTAGAACGGTTTTAAAAACAATTAAAAGCGAAACCAAAACTCAGCCTGCGATCGTCTACGCTCTCTCAACACCCCAACAACTGGAACTGGTGCTAGTCATGCCAGATGGTTCTCCCATCCGTAAGGTAGTCCCAGAAGCGAATGCGGCTGCCCTCAAGAAAACCTTAACCGAGTTCCGTCGCGCCGTTACCAATGTCACAGATTCCCGTGGCTACCTTGCCTCAGCACAACAGCTCTACCAATGGATGATTGCTCCCCTCGAATCTCATTTGGAATCACTGGGAATCGACACTCTCATCTTTTGTATGGATGCCGGGTTACGCCTCGTCCCCATGGCAGCATTACACGATGGGCAGCAGTTTTTGGTGGAAAAGTATAGCCTCGGATCTATTCCTAGTGTCAGCCTTACCAATAGCCGCTACAAGGGTGTGAAAGATGCCCAAGTGCTGGGGATGGGAGCATCCGAATTTCAAGAACTGGCACCATTGCCTGCTGTACCAACAGAATTGAACGTGATTACCCAACAGTTGTGGACGGGGAAATCCTTCCTCAATGAAGAATTTACCGAGAAGAATCTCTTGGCACAGCGTCAGCCTTTCGGCATCATTCACTTAGCCACCCACGCCGACTTTCAACCCGGAAAGGCGGATAACGCTTACATTCAGTTATGGGATAGCCAACTCAAGGTGAATCAACTGCGGCAGATGGGTTGGCATCAGCCCCCTCAAGTTGAACTGTTAGTTTTAAGTGCCTGTCGTACTGCCTTAGGAGATGTCGATGCGGAGTTGGGTTTTGCCGGATTAGCAGTGCAAGCAGGAGTCAAATCTGCCTTGGCTAGTCTGTGGTATGTCAGTGATGAAGGGACACTGGCAATCATGAGTGGATTTTATCAGCACTTGCGCCAATCCGACGTGACGATCAAAGCCGAGGCACTGCGGCGTGCTCAACTGGCGATGCTGCAAAAGCAAGTACGTGTGGAAAATGGTCAACTCCAAGGGTTAGACGAACTGGGTAGTATCTCCTTACCCCCAGAACTCGCCGGACAGAGTAGTCATGATTTCTCTCATC
- a CDS encoding iron ABC transporter permease, whose translation MAIPQLWQKSYRVWQACLLLGGGLLLAVGISLSQGAVSLSFSQLWQALLHQGDPINQTILWDLRLPRTIAALIVGSALGMSGALLQGMLRNGLADPFLLGISAGAGLVAVGLVTLGLFQAWLPLAAWVGAIVTTIFVYILARTSIGVSVERLILGGVAVSSLFGAIQSTMLLLADDGRVQAALNWLIGSLNGRGWPEVTVAGPYVLVALVGGCLLARSVNILNLGDELAVGLGFSLMRSRFLIGGVATLLAAGAVSVGGLIGFVGLVVPHGVRLLIGTDYRWVLPLSAIGGALVLLFADIVSRLGAVELPVGAVTALLGSPLFVWLLSRRSAASS comes from the coding sequence TTGGCTATCCCGCAACTTTGGCAGAAAAGTTACCGAGTCTGGCAAGCTTGTTTGCTCTTGGGAGGCGGCTTACTTTTGGCGGTGGGGATTTCCCTGTCTCAAGGTGCCGTCTCTCTGAGTTTCTCCCAGTTATGGCAGGCATTACTTCATCAAGGTGATCCGATTAATCAAACAATTCTCTGGGATCTGCGGTTGCCTCGAACGATCGCAGCATTAATTGTTGGGTCAGCTTTAGGGATGTCGGGTGCCTTGTTGCAGGGGATGTTGCGGAATGGATTGGCTGATCCGTTTTTATTGGGCATTTCTGCGGGTGCTGGTTTGGTGGCTGTGGGGTTGGTGACTTTAGGGCTGTTTCAAGCGTGGTTACCCCTAGCCGCGTGGGTTGGTGCGATCGTGACAACGATATTTGTTTATATCCTGGCTCGTACCAGTATCGGTGTTTCCGTGGAACGGTTGATTTTGGGGGGAGTGGCGGTGAGTTCCCTGTTTGGAGCGATTCAGTCAACCATGCTCCTGCTAGCTGATGATGGTAGAGTTCAGGCGGCTCTCAATTGGCTCATTGGTAGTCTCAATGGGCGAGGATGGCCAGAAGTCACGGTAGCTGGCCCTTATGTCCTGGTGGCACTGGTGGGTGGTTGTTTACTGGCTCGCTCCGTTAATATTTTGAATTTAGGCGATGAGTTGGCGGTAGGGTTGGGATTTTCTTTGATGCGATCGCGCTTTTTAATTGGAGGAGTTGCTACCCTACTTGCCGCAGGCGCTGTCAGTGTCGGCGGATTAATTGGATTTGTGGGTTTAGTCGTACCTCATGGTGTGCGGCTACTGATAGGCACAGACTACCGCTGGGTGCTGCCGCTTTCTGCAATTGGGGGTGCCTTAGTCCTGTTGTTCGCGGATATTGTGTCCCGATTAGGGGCGGTAGAGTTACCCGTGGGGGCGGTTACCGCACTTCTGGGATCGCCTTTGTTTGTCTGGTTGCTTTCTCGGCGATCGGCGGCTTCTAGTTAG
- a CDS encoding transglycosylase SLT domain-containing protein: MLKGRINKIPMALGAGLLLCALLGSSILALKMTGLLDQWTGSQQTQSQFKLTPKQEKSEVLPLVSLSPQARASKLEAIASGSKSLDQQRARYLLASDLIEQKQGEKALKWLEGLDTEYPVLASQIGVKRAQAYELMGDKAKAQAAWNAILTNHPTQPVAAEALYALGESNPEYWNQAIAKFPSHPSTHEIIRQRLSKNPKQPALLLVLAKSNPEGQGMGAIRERLVNEFAAQLQPADWEAIAFGYWETMEYERAAQAYAKAPRTPLNAYRVGRGYQLRGKRAEAKAAYQQLLKDFPEAKETGLGLRRLATLSKSDEALQYLDLVIKKFPDEAAQALLTKADILEAKGSATSATNARQSVLTQYKTSDAAAEYRWKVAKTMAAARKYKEAWQWAQPITTNNPDSEQAPEAAFWVGRWAAQIGRPQEATAAFEHVLAHYPESFYAWRSAHLLGWNVGDFTTVRDLKPQIVPPQLRPTPPTGSAALKELYQLGQNQSAWTLWQAEFKNRLKPTVAEQFTDGLLNVGIGRHQLGINKIWYLSLRDTPEERSQWKDLRQEPAYWQALFPLPFLESIISWSGQRQLNPFLVAGLIRQESRFEPKIRSVAGAKGLMQVMPGTGTWIAQKIQLKDYNLENPDDNIKLGTWYLDHTHQEYSNNSLLAVASYNAGPGNVSNWIAKYGFSDPDAFIEVIPFGETKGYVESVFANYWNYLRLYNPDIAQSLAKYSKAQPVVSR, from the coding sequence ATGCTAAAGGGACGAATCAACAAAATTCCTATGGCGCTAGGGGCTGGACTATTACTATGCGCCCTACTTGGCTCATCAATTTTAGCGCTGAAAATGACCGGTCTATTGGATCAATGGACTGGTAGTCAACAGACTCAAAGTCAATTCAAACTCACTCCAAAACAGGAAAAATCCGAAGTTTTGCCTCTGGTGTCGCTGTCACCTCAAGCAAGAGCCTCAAAACTAGAAGCGATTGCCTCTGGGTCAAAATCTCTCGACCAGCAACGTGCCCGTTATCTGTTAGCCTCGGATTTGATTGAGCAAAAGCAGGGGGAGAAGGCACTCAAGTGGCTGGAAGGACTGGATACAGAATATCCTGTCTTGGCGTCCCAGATCGGCGTGAAACGCGCCCAAGCTTATGAATTGATGGGGGATAAAGCGAAAGCCCAAGCGGCTTGGAACGCTATCCTGACCAACCATCCGACTCAGCCAGTCGCAGCGGAAGCCTTGTATGCCTTAGGTGAATCCAATCCTGAGTACTGGAATCAGGCGATCGCTAAATTTCCATCTCATCCGAGTACCCACGAAATCATTCGCCAACGGTTGAGTAAGAACCCCAAGCAACCGGCGTTGCTCTTAGTCTTAGCCAAATCTAACCCTGAAGGCCAAGGCATGGGGGCAATTCGTGAGCGCTTAGTCAACGAGTTTGCCGCCCAACTCCAGCCAGCAGATTGGGAAGCGATCGCTTTTGGCTACTGGGAAACCATGGAGTATGAGAGAGCGGCTCAAGCCTATGCCAAAGCGCCCCGAACCCCTCTCAACGCGTATCGGGTGGGTCGCGGGTATCAACTGAGAGGCAAGAGGGCAGAAGCAAAAGCCGCCTATCAACAACTACTCAAGGATTTCCCAGAGGCTAAGGAAACCGGACTGGGATTAAGGCGTCTCGCCACTCTCTCTAAATCAGACGAGGCGCTGCAATACCTGGATTTGGTCATCAAAAAGTTTCCGGATGAAGCCGCTCAGGCATTGCTCACGAAAGCCGACATTCTAGAGGCGAAAGGAAGTGCCACCTCAGCCACCAACGCACGTCAGTCGGTGTTGACTCAATATAAAACCTCAGATGCGGCAGCGGAGTATCGCTGGAAAGTTGCCAAAACAATGGCGGCGGCGAGAAAGTATAAAGAAGCATGGCAATGGGCACAACCGATTACCACTAATAATCCCGATAGTGAACAGGCTCCAGAAGCCGCGTTTTGGGTCGGTCGGTGGGCGGCTCAAATAGGGCGTCCACAAGAGGCGACAGCCGCCTTTGAGCATGTGCTGGCTCACTATCCAGAATCATTCTATGCATGGCGGTCGGCACATTTGTTGGGCTGGAATGTGGGAGACTTTACCACCGTGCGAGATTTGAAACCACAGATTGTACCCCCGCAACTGCGACCCACACCCCCCACTGGCTCGGCAGCCTTAAAAGAACTTTATCAGTTGGGACAGAATCAGAGTGCCTGGACACTCTGGCAAGCAGAATTTAAGAACCGACTCAAGCCAACCGTTGCTGAGCAATTTACCGATGGTTTGCTCAACGTAGGGATAGGCCGGCATCAACTCGGGATTAATAAAATTTGGTACCTCAGCCTGCGAGATACCCCTGAAGAGCGATCGCAATGGAAAGATTTACGCCAAGAACCCGCTTACTGGCAGGCTCTGTTTCCCCTGCCTTTCCTAGAATCCATTATTAGCTGGTCTGGACAGCGCCAACTTAATCCCTTCCTGGTTGCTGGTTTAATTCGACAAGAGTCTCGATTTGAACCGAAAATTCGCTCGGTTGCTGGTGCTAAAGGTTTGATGCAGGTGATGCCAGGAACCGGCACTTGGATTGCCCAAAAAATCCAGCTCAAGGACTATAACCTGGAAAATCCAGATGACAACATCAAACTCGGCACCTGGTATCTCGATCACACCCACCAAGAGTACAGCAATAACTCCTTATTAGCGGTCGCCAGTTACAATGCTGGCCCTGGAAACGTGTCAAACTGGATTGCCAAATATGGGTTTAGTGACCCGGATGCCTTTATTGAGGTGATTCCGTTTGGGGAAACTAAGGGTTATGTCGAGTCCGTTTTTGCCAATTATTGGAATTATCTGCGACTCTACAATCCCGATATTGCTCAATCGTTAGCCAAGTATTCTAAGGCTCAGCCAGTAGTATCCCGTTAG
- a CDS encoding leucyl aminopeptidase: MDIRATDTPRIDWIGDALAVGLFEEATTLTDDLAQLDEKFAGTIKELIEETEFKGSAGSSAVTRVGAGSSIRKIILVGLGKSDTLSLDTLRRVAAAIARTAKQQKIKTLGISLPVVNEDPAATAQAITEGIVLALHQDNRFKSEPEDKGAKLEQVELLGLGNQETAINRAHGICSGVILARELVAAPANVVTPISLAETAEAIASQYGLSLEVLEREDCEKLGMGAFLGVAQASEMPPKFIHLTYKPEGTAKRKLAIVGKGLTFDSGGLNIKGAGSGIETMKMDMGGAAATLGAAKAIAQLKPEVEVHFISAATENMISGTAMHPGDILTASNGKTIEVNNTDAEGRLTLADALVFAEKLGVDAIVDLATLTGACIVALGNDIAGLWATDDTVASQLKAAAEQAGEKFWQMPMEEKYFEGLKSPIADMKNTGPRAGGSITAALFLKQFVKETPWIHLDVAGPVWADKEDGCNNAGATGFPVRTLVNWVLSDA; encoded by the coding sequence ATGGACATTCGAGCAACGGATACACCCCGCATAGACTGGATAGGTGATGCACTGGCTGTTGGGTTATTTGAAGAGGCGACAACGCTGACCGATGATTTAGCCCAACTGGATGAGAAGTTTGCCGGTACGATCAAGGAACTGATTGAAGAAACAGAATTTAAGGGAAGCGCTGGTAGTAGTGCTGTAACACGCGTGGGTGCCGGTAGCTCAATTCGTAAAATTATACTGGTGGGGCTGGGTAAATCAGACACCCTAAGCTTAGATACCTTGCGTCGTGTGGCGGCAGCGATCGCCCGAACGGCGAAACAGCAAAAAATCAAAACTCTGGGAATTAGTTTGCCTGTTGTCAATGAAGACCCAGCAGCAACAGCCCAAGCGATTACTGAAGGCATTGTACTTGCCCTGCACCAGGATAATCGCTTTAAATCTGAACCAGAAGATAAAGGAGCCAAACTAGAACAGGTTGAGTTGCTGGGACTGGGCAATCAGGAAACGGCGATTAACCGTGCTCATGGAATTTGTTCGGGTGTGATTTTGGCACGGGAATTAGTGGCGGCACCGGCGAATGTGGTGACGCCCATTAGTTTAGCTGAAACCGCAGAGGCGATCGCATCCCAATACGGCCTTTCCCTGGAAGTATTAGAACGAGAAGACTGTGAGAAGCTAGGGATGGGTGCTTTTTTGGGCGTCGCCCAAGCGTCAGAAATGCCCCCAAAGTTTATTCATCTCACCTACAAGCCAGAAGGGACAGCCAAGCGTAAACTGGCCATTGTCGGTAAGGGTTTGACCTTTGACTCCGGTGGCTTGAACATCAAAGGTGCAGGTAGTGGCATCGAGACGATGAAGATGGATATGGGGGGTGCTGCTGCAACATTGGGTGCGGCAAAAGCGATCGCTCAGTTGAAGCCAGAGGTTGAAGTTCACTTCATTAGTGCAGCAACGGAGAATATGATTAGCGGGACAGCGATGCACCCCGGCGACATTCTCACCGCTTCCAACGGTAAGACGATTGAAGTTAACAACACTGATGCTGAGGGACGCCTGACTCTAGCCGATGCCTTGGTATTTGCTGAAAAGTTAGGAGTAGATGCGATCGTCGATTTAGCCACGCTGACTGGTGCTTGCATTGTAGCCTTGGGCAATGATATCGCTGGCCTGTGGGCAACCGATGATACTGTGGCTTCTCAGTTGAAAGCCGCTGCGGAACAAGCCGGTGAAAAGTTCTGGCAGATGCCGATGGAAGAGAAATACTTCGAGGGTTTGAAGTCACCCATTGCTGACATGAAAAACACCGGCCCGCGTGCGGGAGGTTCAATTACGGCAGCTTTGTTCTTGAAGCAGTTTGTCAAAGAAACGCCTTGGATACACTTAGATGTTGCAGGCCCAGTTTGGGCCGATAAAGAAGACGGCTGCAACAATGCCGGTGCTACGGGTTTCCCCGTGCGAACCCTTGTGAATTGGGTACTCAGCGACGCTTGA
- a CDS encoding L,D-transpeptidase, which produces MTVTVRVKSPEQRFIFLCLSAAILALSVQRQGDASSVIADNTTINTPASENLSPFAKPQVPRLGEPSLYVPSPETELKSTIDNTSLVIKLSHRRVYVYHDDNLKRSYPIAVGKAGWETPTGRYQVIDMRRHPAWEHPWNGKIIPPGRDNPLGVRWIGFWTDGRNFIGFHGTPDESLVGQAVSHGCIRMRNKDVLALYALVKIGTPVTVEP; this is translated from the coding sequence ATGACAGTAACAGTGAGGGTTAAATCCCCAGAGCAACGCTTCATATTCCTGTGTTTGAGTGCAGCCATTTTAGCGCTCAGCGTTCAGCGGCAAGGTGACGCTTCCAGCGTTATAGCCGACAATACTACGATCAACACACCTGCATCTGAAAACCTCTCGCCTTTTGCAAAACCTCAAGTGCCCCGTTTGGGAGAGCCTTCTCTGTATGTTCCCTCACCAGAAACCGAGCTAAAAAGTACGATTGACAACACATCTTTAGTGATTAAATTGAGTCACCGTCGGGTCTATGTTTATCATGACGATAACTTGAAACGGAGTTACCCGATCGCAGTAGGTAAGGCGGGATGGGAAACCCCTACAGGCCGTTATCAAGTCATAGATATGCGGCGTCATCCCGCTTGGGAGCATCCCTGGAATGGTAAAATCATCCCCCCAGGGCGAGATAATCCCTTAGGAGTGAGGTGGATTGGTTTTTGGACTGATGGACGTAACTTTATTGGATTTCATGGCACCCCTGACGAGTCGTTAGTGGGACAAGCGGTTTCCCACGGCTGCATCCGGATGCGTAATAAAGATGTCCTTGCGTTGTACGCGCTGGTAAAGATTGGTACACCTGTTACGGTGGAGCCTTGA
- the rimM gene encoding ribosome maturation factor RimM (Essential for efficient processing of 16S rRNA) produces MANDDWLEIGTLVAPQGLNGELRVYPNSDFPERFEEPGKRFLKRAGETEPQPIELLSGRYVPGKGLYIVKLAGVENRDQAEALRDSVLLVPASDRPELGEDEYHVMDLIDLEVFNQLTNELVGVVVDVIPAGNSLLEVKLHEQPEPAPARPEALPPTRTSKIRKLKRQKEKKPVTVLIPFVKAIAPVVDLQRGRIEITPPPGLLEVNDNVPGLLEVNDNVTE; encoded by the coding sequence ATGGCAAATGACGACTGGCTAGAAATTGGCACCCTTGTTGCTCCGCAAGGTCTAAACGGGGAGTTGCGCGTCTATCCGAATTCTGATTTTCCGGAACGGTTTGAAGAACCCGGAAAGCGCTTTCTCAAGCGAGCGGGTGAGACTGAACCACAACCGATAGAATTGCTGAGTGGGCGTTATGTTCCCGGTAAAGGCTTATACATCGTAAAGCTAGCGGGAGTTGAAAATCGCGACCAGGCAGAAGCATTGCGCGATTCTGTACTCTTGGTGCCAGCCAGCGATCGCCCGGAACTAGGGGAAGATGAATATCATGTGATGGACTTGATCGATCTGGAGGTCTTTAATCAACTGACAAACGAGTTAGTCGGTGTTGTCGTTGATGTGATTCCCGCCGGGAACAGTTTGTTGGAGGTTAAGCTACACGAGCAACCGGAACCCGCACCCGCCAGACCAGAAGCACTACCTCCCACCCGAACCAGTAAAATCCGCAAGCTCAAACGCCAGAAAGAAAAGAAGCCAGTGACGGTGCTGATTCCCTTTGTGAAAGCGATCGCGCCTGTCGTCGATCTCCAGAGGGGTCGGATTGAAATTACACCACCGCCTGGTTTGTTAGAAGTTAATGACAATGTGCCTGGTTTGTTAGAAGTTAATGACAATGTGACTGAGTAA